The following proteins are encoded in a genomic region of Triticum dicoccoides isolate Atlit2015 ecotype Zavitan chromosome 1B, WEW_v2.0, whole genome shotgun sequence:
- the LOC119309069 gene encoding protein SRG1-like, translating into MGSIGTVQMTVQELAGALGTPDVPAQYIVRAHQDQQLAAAVVAPVPVIDLGRLLKHCDGTSDEAAKLRSAIESWGLFMVSNHGVDAVMDDMMAASREFFRQPLEAKQRYTNLISGERFQFEGYGNDRVSSPDQILDWTDRLYLKVEPEDERHVALWPAHPKTFRDALHEFTKKCGGVKDDLLRAMAKLLQLDDDDYFVKHFGERPLTNARCSYYPECPRPELVFGLKPHSDGTVVTVLMVDDRVGGLQVLKDRVWWDVPIVPHTLLMIVGDQTEIMSNGVFRSPVHRVVTNTKKERLSVALDYSVDPEKEIEPSAQLINEKRSALYTKVKVKDYFARNYNDFTQGKMAIDTVKV; encoded by the exons ATGGGAAGCATAGGGACAGTTCAGATGACGGTGCAGGAGCTTGCTGGCGCCCTCGGCACGCCCGACGTGCCAGCTCAGTACATCGTGCGCGCGCACCAGGACCAACAGCTCGCCGCGGCGGTCGTTGCACCAGTCCCTGTCATTGACCTCGGCCGCCTTTTGAAGCACTGCGACGGCACCTCTGACGAGGCGGCGAAGCTCCGGTCAGCCATCGAGTCCTGGGGCCTCTTTATG GTCAGTAACCATGGTGTAGACGCCGTAATGGACGACATGATGGCCGCGTCGAGGGAGTTTTTCCGGCAGCCGCTCGAAGCGAAGCAGAGATACACCAACCTGATCAGCGGCGAGCGGTTCCAGTTCGAGGGGTACGGGAACGACCGGGTGAGCTCGCCGGACCAAATCCTTGATTGGACTGACCGCCTCTACCTCAAGGTGGAGCCAGAGGATGAGCGGCACGTCGCCCTCTGGCCAGCGCATCCCAAAACCTTTAG GGATGCTCTGCACGAGTTTACGAAGAAATGCGGGGGAGTGAAGGACGATCTACTCAGGGCAATGGCGAAGCTGCTGCAACTTGACGACGATGATTACTTTGTGAAACACTTTGGGGAGAGGCCTCTCACTAACGCGAGGTGCAGCTACTACCCGGAGTGCCCGAGGCCGGAGCTCGTGTTTGGCCTCAAGCCCCACTCTGATGGAACTGTTGTTACAGTCCTGATGGTCGATGACAGGGTTGGTGGCCTGCAAGTTCTCAAAGATAGGGTTTGGTGGGATGTACCGATCGTACCTCACACATTACTGATGATTGTAGGAGATCAAACTGAG ATAATGAGCAATGGGGTTTTTAGGAGCCCTGTGCATAGGGTCGTGACAAACACAAAGAAAGAGAGACTATCGGTGGCACTAGActactctgttgatcctgagaaagAAATCGAGCCATCGGCTCAATTGATCAATGAAAAGAGGTCGGCATTGTACACAAAAGTGAAGGTCAAGGACTACTTTGCTAGAAATTACAATGATTTTACTCAAGGCAAAATGGCTATCGATACAGTGAAGGTCTAA